From Streptomonospora salina, the proteins below share one genomic window:
- a CDS encoding FecCD family ABC transporter permease, giving the protein MASGASGAARAERKRRVRRRRTVTAVLAALIVLVFAATLMVGRTFYPPGDVAAVILGQDVPGASFTVGRLRLPRAVLAVAAGLCFGLAGVTFQTMLRNPLASPDIIGISSGAGAAATFAIVVLSLGGTGVSVFAIAAGLAVSLIVYALAFKRGTAGTRLILIGIGIAAMLDSVTAYVLDRAAQWDLQEAMRWLTGSLNGAGWGDAVPVAAALLAIGPLLLWTSPDVDALRLGDETAAALGVRVDRTRLVASTGAVGLIAFAIAATGPIAFVAFLSGPIAARILGPNGSLLVPAALVGALLVLVADLCGQFAFGTRYPVGVVTGVLGAPYLVYLIVRTNRAGGSL; this is encoded by the coding sequence CTGGCCTCCGGGGCCTCCGGGGCCGCGCGCGCCGAGCGGAAGCGCCGCGTGCGCCGGCGCCGCACCGTGACCGCCGTCCTCGCCGCGCTGATCGTCCTCGTGTTCGCCGCGACCCTGATGGTCGGGCGGACCTTCTACCCGCCCGGCGACGTCGCGGCGGTGATCCTCGGGCAGGACGTGCCGGGCGCATCGTTCACCGTGGGGCGGCTGCGGCTGCCGCGCGCCGTACTGGCGGTGGCGGCCGGACTGTGCTTCGGTCTCGCCGGAGTCACGTTCCAGACCATGCTGCGCAACCCGCTCGCCAGCCCGGACATCATCGGCATCAGTTCGGGAGCCGGCGCGGCCGCGACCTTCGCGATCGTGGTGCTCTCGCTCGGCGGCACCGGGGTGTCGGTGTTCGCGATCGCGGCGGGACTGGCCGTGTCGCTGATCGTGTACGCACTGGCGTTCAAGCGCGGTACAGCCGGGACCCGGCTGATCCTGATCGGTATCGGCATCGCGGCGATGCTGGACAGCGTCACCGCATACGTACTCGACCGGGCCGCCCAGTGGGACCTCCAGGAGGCGATGCGGTGGCTGACCGGCAGCCTCAACGGGGCCGGCTGGGGCGACGCCGTCCCGGTCGCGGCAGCGCTGCTTGCGATCGGCCCCCTGCTGCTGTGGACGTCGCCCGACGTGGACGCGCTTCGGCTGGGCGACGAGACGGCGGCGGCCCTCGGCGTCCGGGTCGACCGGACCCGGCTCGTGGCATCCACCGGGGCGGTCGGACTCATCGCCTTCGCGATCGCCGCAACAGGACCGATCGCGTTCGTCGCCTTCCTCTCCGGCCCGATCGCCGCGCGCATCCTGGGGCCGAACGGCTCCCTGCTGGTTCCCGCCGCGCTGGTGGGCGCCCTGCTCGTGCTGGTCGCCGACCTCTGCGGCCAGTTCGCCTTCGGAACCCGCTACCCGGTCGGGGTCGTCACCGGCGTGTTGGGGGCGCCCTATCTCGTGTACCTGATCGTGCGCACCAACCGGGCGGGAGGCTCCCTGTGA
- a CDS encoding FecCD family ABC transporter permease, translating into MTPHAAPPAPPAPDTAGQRRPARGRALWLAVLLGVLAALVWASITIGSRDVPWADVLAALGGSTDGFDRAAVAKRIPRTLLALLAGSALAVSGAVMQGVTRNPLADPGILGVNMGASLAVAAGIAYFGLASATGFVWVAIAGAGATAVFVYMIGSLGRGGASPLKLALAGAATSAALASSISAVVLPRGDIADGVRSWQIGGVGGGTFDDIAQVLPFLAVGLLLGLLSARGLNLLALGDDLAAGLGERVAAARTTASAAAVVLCGATTAATGPIGFVGLVVPHVFRLLVGVDHRWLLPFSALGGAALLTAADILGRVVARPGEIDVGIVTALIGGPFFIYIVRRQKVRDL; encoded by the coding sequence GTGACACCGCACGCCGCACCGCCCGCACCGCCCGCGCCGGACACCGCCGGCCAGCGGCGCCCGGCGCGGGGCAGGGCCCTGTGGCTGGCAGTACTGCTGGGAGTGCTGGCCGCGCTCGTGTGGGCCTCGATCACCATCGGCTCCCGCGACGTCCCGTGGGCCGACGTCCTGGCGGCCCTGGGCGGCTCGACCGACGGCTTCGACCGGGCGGCGGTCGCCAAGCGGATCCCCCGCACCCTGCTCGCCCTCCTGGCGGGTTCCGCCCTCGCCGTATCGGGCGCCGTCATGCAGGGCGTGACCCGCAACCCGCTGGCCGACCCGGGGATCCTGGGCGTGAACATGGGCGCCTCGCTCGCCGTCGCCGCCGGTATCGCCTACTTCGGGCTCGCCTCGGCGACCGGCTTCGTATGGGTGGCTATCGCCGGTGCGGGCGCAACCGCGGTGTTCGTCTACATGATCGGCTCGCTGGGGCGCGGCGGCGCGTCACCGCTCAAGCTCGCCCTGGCCGGCGCGGCGACCTCGGCGGCGCTCGCATCGTCCATCAGTGCGGTCGTGCTCCCGCGCGGCGACATCGCCGACGGGGTCCGCTCCTGGCAGATCGGCGGGGTCGGGGGCGGGACGTTCGACGACATCGCGCAGGTGCTCCCGTTCCTCGCGGTCGGCCTGCTCCTCGGCCTGCTGTCGGCGCGCGGGCTCAACCTCCTGGCCCTGGGTGACGACCTCGCCGCCGGACTGGGAGAACGCGTCGCGGCCGCGCGGACGACCGCCTCGGCGGCAGCCGTCGTGCTGTGCGGGGCCACCACCGCCGCCACCGGCCCGATCGGCTTCGTCGGTCTCGTCGTCCCGCACGTGTTCCGCCTCCTCGTCGGTGTCGACCACCGGTGGCTGCTCCCGTTCTCGGCGCTGGGTGGAGCCGCCCTGCTCACGGCGGCGGACATCCTCGGCCGCGTCGTGGCGCGCCCCGGCGAGATCGACGTCGGGATCGTGACCGCGCTGATCGGCGGCCCCTTCTTCATCTACATCGTCCGCCGTCAGAAGGTTCGTGACCTGTGA